A window of Pedococcus badiiscoriae genomic DNA:
CGAGCGCGCCGGCCGCGTCGCGCGCCTGCTCGCGGCCGAGCGACGACAGGTCGCTGTCGACCTGCCCCTGCCAGACGCCCCGGGCGTTGTCGTCCGTCTGGCCGTGCCGCAGCACGATGACGCGGCGCCGACCAGAGGTCCTCGGAGTCGTCGAGGTCGTCGCAGCGGTCGGGGTCGTCGCAGCGGTCGAGGCCGACGCCTCGCCGCTCATGCGTCCCGGCGCTTGGGCACGCCGAGGTCGATCTCGGGGCAGTCCTTCCAGAGCCGCTCCAGCTCGTAGAACTCGCGCTCCTCGTCGTGCTGGACGTGCACGACGATGTCGCCGAAGTCGAGCAGCACCCACCGGCCGTCCCGCTCCCCCTCACGGCGGATCGGCTTGGCGCCCTTCTCGCGGAGCTGGTCCTCCACCTCGTCGACGATGGCGCCGACCTGTCGGTCGGTGCTGGCGGAGACGATGACGAAGACATCGGTCAGGGCGAGCTGTTCGCTGACGTCGATGCCGGCCACGGTGGTGGCCAGCTTGTCGTCGGCGGCTTTGGCGGCCGTGATGGCCAGGTCAAGGGATCGTTCGGTGGCGGGCACTGCACTCCTACGTTCGTGCCGGTGCGCCGGCAGGTGAGCCGGCGGCATACAGGCGGTATTTGTTGACGTACTGGACGACGCCGTCGGGCACGAGGTACCAGACGGGTTCGGCGCGCTCGACGCGCGCCCGACAGTCGGTGGAGCTGATCGCCATGGCGGGGACCTCCTGCAAGGTGACCCGGTCGGCGGGCAGGCCGGACTCCGACAGGACGTACCCGGGGCGGGTGACACCGATGAAGTGCGCGAGCTCGAACAGCTCGTCGGCGTCCTTCCAGGACAGGATCTGGGCCAGGGCATCGGCGCCGGTGATGAAGAAGAGCTCTGCGTCGGGCCGTTCGTGGTGCAGGTCGCGCAGGGTGTCGATCGTGTAGGTGGGTCCCGGGCGTTCGATGTCGACCCGGCTCACCGTGAAACGAGGGTTGGAGGCGGTCGCGACGACGGTCATGAGGTACCGGTGCTCCGGCGCGCTCACCTCGCGCTCGTCCTTCTGCCAGGGCTGGCCGGTGGGCACGAAGACGACCTCATCGAGCCCGAACCGGGTCTGGACTTCGGAGGCAGCCACGAGGTGGCCGTGGTGGATCGGGTCGAACGTCCCGCCCATCACCCCGAGCCGCATGGTCAGTGGTGTCTGCCCTGGTGCTCGGTGTGCGCGCCGTGGGCGTCGTGCTGGTGGGCGCGGCCGTGTGCCTGGTGGCCGACGGCGATCCTCTGGGCGGTGCCGCGGAACATCCACACGACGCCCAGGAGCACGAGGAAGCACACGAACGCGATGGCCCCGAAGGCGTAGGGGGACATCGGAAGCTCGCGGGTCTGCCCCTCGGCGACAACGACGACGTGCGAGACCGACGACAGGGACACGGAAGACAACGACATGCGCCACAGCGTACAGCCCTGCCTGTCCACGGATGTTGTGCACAGGGGTGTGCACAACAGCGCGTGCGAGCACGGCCGGATGTGGACAAGCGTGTGGGAAACCCGTGGACGAATAATCTTTCGCGAAACCTATTGCGGCGCAGTGGATGCGGGCACTAGAAATCTCTCACGCGCTCCGGTCGGAGGGTCGAAACGGGGAGACCCGGGACGGCCGTGAGACAGGAGCACAGGTCAGCCGGATAACGGACGACCGCCTCGACCGGGTTCGCTCGGAAGGGGTCCTCGAAGCCCTCGGGCTGAGAGGTTCGCGGGCGACGCCGCGGAGGAACGCCGGGCCCGTTGACCAGATCGCATCGCCGTGGGTGCACCGGTTCGCCGGGGCAGACAGGGCGCCATCGTCGCAGTGGCCACATCGTCCGGTTCGCCGGAAGAGGTGGGCGATCGACAGGGGCAGAGTCATGGCCGGTCCGCCGGCCCAGGAGCTGCACCATCCGTGGGGAGGGCTGTCACCTCGGTGACGGCAGCACCCGCACCGGTGATCCACCCAGCAGCTGGTTCTGCCAGCCGCAGGGAGGATCTCCACCCGAGGGCCCCTCGAACTCATACTTCGAGGGGCCCTCACCTTTCCCCCCGCGACGCGTCCACCCCGATGACGGCGCCGAGCCCCGTAATCTGGTGCTCATGCCCCCCGAGCTCAGCATCGTCATCCCCGTGTACAACGAGCAGGAGGTGCTGCCCCTGCTGGCCGCCCGCCTCCGGCCCGTCGCCGACGGGCTGGGCACGACGTACGAGGTGGTCGCGGTCGACGACGGCAGCGACGACCTGTCCCCTGCCGTGCTGGTCAGGATGGGACGCGAGTGGCCCCAGCTGCGGGTCGTCCGGCTGCGTGCCAACGCCGGGCACCAGGCCGCCATCTCCGCAGGGCTGGCGAGCGCCCGGGGCGCCTACGTGGTCACCCTCGACGCCGACCTGCAGGACCCGCCCGAGGTCATCCCCGAGATGCTGGCCCAGGCCCGGGCCCAGAAGGCCGACGTGGTCTACGGCGTGCGGTCGGACCGGTCGAGCGACTCGACCTTCAAGCGGCTCAGCGCGCGAGCCTTCTACCGGCTCATCCGCATCCTGTCGGGCACCCACGCCCAGGTCGACGCCGGCGACTACCGGCTCATGTCCCGGGCCACCGTCAACGCCATCAACTCGCTCCCGGAGCACCACCGCGTCCTGCGGTTCGTCGTGCCCACCCTCGGCTTCCCCTCGACGTCGGTGACCTACCGCCGCGACGAGCGCGCCGCAGGCAAGTCGAAGTACCCGCTGTCGAAGATGATCCGGCTGTCCCTCGACAGCGTGACCGGCTTCTCGACCGCCCCGCTGCGCGCGGCCACGTGGCTCGGGCTGCTCGGTGGGCTCGGGGCCCTCGCCCTGCTCGCCTACGCCCTCATCGCCGGCGCGCTGGGCCAGACCCTGCCCGGCTGGACGTCCACGGTCGTGGCGGTCGCGGGAGTTGGCGCGGTGCAGCTGTTGTGCGTGGGCATCCTCGGCGAGTACGTCGGGCGGATGTACGCCCAGCTGCAGGCCCGTCCGACCTACTACATCGCCTACGACTCGCTCACCGGGCCGGCCACGCCCGCGGACGAGCCTGCCCCGCTGGTGGCCGAGTCGGCTCCGGGCGCGGGCGAGGGTGTCACACCCGCGGACGAGCCCGCACCAGCAGCGTCACGCCAGGCATAGCCTTCACGGGCAGGTAGCGCTCGACGGTCACGATCGAGCTC
This region includes:
- the rsfS gene encoding ribosome silencing factor, with protein sequence MPATERSLDLAITAAKAADDKLATTVAGIDVSEQLALTDVFVIVSASTDRQVGAIVDEVEDQLREKGAKPIRREGERDGRWVLLDFGDIVVHVQHDEEREFYELERLWKDCPEIDLGVPKRRDA
- the nadD gene encoding nicotinate-nucleotide adenylyltransferase is translated as MRLGVMGGTFDPIHHGHLVAASEVQTRFGLDEVVFVPTGQPWQKDEREVSAPEHRYLMTVVATASNPRFTVSRVDIERPGPTYTIDTLRDLHHERPDAELFFITGADALAQILSWKDADELFELAHFIGVTRPGYVLSESGLPADRVTLQEVPAMAISSTDCRARVERAEPVWYLVPDGVVQYVNKYRLYAAGSPAGAPART
- a CDS encoding glycosyltransferase family 2 protein encodes the protein MPPELSIVIPVYNEQEVLPLLAARLRPVADGLGTTYEVVAVDDGSDDLSPAVLVRMGREWPQLRVVRLRANAGHQAAISAGLASARGAYVVTLDADLQDPPEVIPEMLAQARAQKADVVYGVRSDRSSDSTFKRLSARAFYRLIRILSGTHAQVDAGDYRLMSRATVNAINSLPEHHRVLRFVVPTLGFPSTSVTYRRDERAAGKSKYPLSKMIRLSLDSVTGFSTAPLRAATWLGLLGGLGALALLAYALIAGALGQTLPGWTSTVVAVAGVGAVQLLCVGILGEYVGRMYAQLQARPTYYIAYDSLTGPATPADEPAPLVAESAPGAGEGVTPADEPAPAASRQA